A genomic window from Streptomyces sp. NBC_01429 includes:
- the kdpA gene encoding potassium-transporting ATPase subunit KdpA: MSPVLAGALQVLALIVALGLAYRPLGDHMARVYSSPRHLRAEKWIYRAIGARPDTGMRWPAYLRGVLGFSLAGVLFLYLLQRVQGALPGSSGFSSIDPDQAFNTAASFVTNTNWQSYYGEQAMGQVVQTGGLAVQNFLSAAVGMAVAVALVRGFARSGTGELGNFWVDLVRGTVRILLPLSLVAALVLVACGAIQNFAGVHEVGQFMGGSQRWNGGAVASQEAIKELGTNGGGYFNANSAHPFENPGGVSNLFEIFLILLIPFAMTRAFGRMTGSVRQGYAILAAMVVIWIGFTALMMWTEFHHGGRAFDLAGGAMEGKDVRFGIGGSSIFAVATTLTSTGAVNSFLSSYTGLGGGIAMLGMQLGEVAPGGVGSGLYGMLIMAVIAVFLAGLMVGRTPEYLGRKIGTREIKLAACYLLVTPALVLCSTAVAVALPTPGRSAANPGPHGFSELLYAYTSAANNNGSAFAGLAADTPWFNTTLGLVMLLGRFVPMVFVLALAGSLAGQRPVPESLGTLRTDKPLFSGVLVGTIMIVAGLTYFPALALGPLAEGLAS; encoded by the coding sequence ATGAGTCCCGTCCTCGCGGGGGCGCTCCAGGTGCTCGCGCTGATCGTCGCGCTGGGCCTGGCGTACCGCCCGCTCGGCGACCACATGGCCCGGGTCTACAGCTCGCCCCGGCATCTGCGGGCCGAGAAGTGGATCTACCGGGCCATCGGCGCCCGCCCCGACACCGGGATGCGCTGGCCCGCCTACCTCCGCGGCGTGCTCGGCTTCTCCCTGGCCGGCGTCCTCTTCCTGTATCTGCTGCAACGCGTCCAGGGCGCGCTGCCGGGCTCGTCCGGCTTCTCCTCGATCGATCCGGACCAGGCGTTCAACACCGCCGCGTCCTTCGTCACCAACACCAACTGGCAGTCCTACTACGGCGAGCAGGCCATGGGGCAGGTCGTGCAGACCGGTGGGCTCGCCGTCCAGAACTTCCTGTCGGCCGCGGTCGGCATGGCCGTCGCCGTGGCGCTCGTACGGGGCTTCGCCCGCTCCGGCACCGGTGAGCTGGGCAACTTCTGGGTCGATCTGGTGCGCGGCACCGTACGGATCCTGCTGCCCCTCTCCCTCGTCGCCGCGCTGGTCCTGGTCGCCTGCGGCGCGATCCAGAACTTCGCCGGCGTCCACGAGGTCGGACAGTTCATGGGCGGTTCGCAGCGGTGGAACGGCGGCGCCGTCGCCTCCCAGGAGGCCATCAAGGAGCTGGGAACCAACGGCGGCGGCTACTTCAACGCCAACTCGGCCCACCCCTTCGAGAACCCCGGCGGCGTCTCGAACCTCTTCGAGATCTTCCTCATCCTGCTCATCCCCTTCGCGATGACCCGCGCCTTCGGCAGGATGACCGGCAGTGTCCGGCAGGGGTACGCGATCCTCGCCGCCATGGTGGTGATCTGGATCGGCTTCACCGCGCTGATGATGTGGACCGAGTTCCACCACGGCGGCCGGGCGTTCGACCTCGCCGGCGGCGCCATGGAGGGCAAGGATGTCCGCTTCGGGATCGGCGGCTCGTCGATCTTCGCGGTGGCCACCACACTCACCTCGACCGGCGCCGTCAACTCCTTCCTCTCCTCGTACACCGGGCTCGGCGGCGGCATCGCGATGCTGGGCATGCAACTCGGCGAGGTCGCGCCCGGCGGCGTCGGCTCCGGCCTCTACGGGATGCTGATCATGGCCGTCATCGCGGTGTTCCTGGCCGGACTGATGGTCGGACGCACCCCCGAGTACCTGGGCAGGAAGATCGGCACCCGCGAGATCAAGCTCGCCGCCTGCTACCTGCTGGTCACCCCGGCGCTGGTGCTCTGCTCCACCGCCGTCGCCGTCGCGCTGCCCACTCCCGGCCGCTCCGCGGCCAACCCGGGGCCGCACGGCTTCTCCGAGCTGCTCTACGCGTACACCTCCGCCGCCAACAACAACGGCTCGGCGTTCGCGGGGCTCGCCGCGGACACCCCGTGGTTCAACACCACCCTGGGGCTGGTGATGCTGCTGGGCCGCTTCGTCCCCATGGTGTTCGTCCTCGCGCTGGCAGGATCGCTCGCCGGACAGCGCCCCGTACCCGAGAGTCTGGGCACGTTGCGTACCGACAAAC
- the kdpF gene encoding K(+)-transporting ATPase subunit F: MTAENIAGLVVAVALLGYLVLALLFPERF, translated from the coding sequence GTGACCGCCGAGAACATCGCCGGCCTCGTCGTGGCCGTCGCCCTGCTGGGCTATCTCGTCCTCGCGCTGCTCTTCCCCGAGAGGTTCTGA
- a CDS encoding DUF3710 domain-containing protein — protein sequence MFGRRKKSGSAEDAADATGETEQVDGSGDESADAAAEAGDAPRRMNLPPAPRPDGPWDIAEVSKPDDGRVDLGGVFVPAVEGMELRVEVAGDAIVAATVVVRDSAVQLQAFAAPKKEGIWGEVREEIATGITQQGGIIDEVEGPLGWELRAQVPVQLPDGTGGVQLVRFIGVDGPRWFLRGVISGQGAVQPEAAGLLEQIFRDTVVVRGEGPMAPRDPIVLKLPDDAQMVAEGVQQEEQESSRFSGGMGQLQRGPEITEVR from the coding sequence GTGTTCGGACGTCGCAAGAAGAGTGGTTCCGCCGAGGACGCGGCGGACGCAACGGGCGAGACCGAGCAGGTCGACGGCTCCGGTGACGAGAGTGCGGACGCCGCCGCGGAGGCGGGGGACGCGCCCCGCCGGATGAACCTTCCGCCGGCGCCGCGGCCCGACGGTCCCTGGGACATCGCGGAGGTCTCCAAGCCGGACGACGGCCGGGTCGACCTCGGGGGCGTCTTCGTCCCCGCGGTCGAGGGCATGGAGCTGCGCGTGGAGGTCGCCGGTGACGCGATCGTCGCCGCCACCGTCGTCGTGCGGGACAGCGCCGTACAGCTCCAGGCGTTCGCCGCGCCCAAGAAGGAGGGCATCTGGGGCGAGGTCCGCGAGGAGATCGCCACGGGCATCACCCAGCAGGGCGGCATCATCGACGAGGTCGAGGGCCCGCTCGGCTGGGAGCTGCGCGCCCAGGTCCCCGTCCAGCTGCCGGACGGCACCGGAGGCGTGCAGCTGGTGCGCTTCATCGGCGTCGACGGACCGCGCTGGTTCCTGCGCGGAGTGATCTCCGGGCAGGGCGCGGTGCAGCCCGAGGCCGCCGGACTGCTGGAGCAGATCTTCCGGGACACCGTCGTCGTACGCGGCGAGGGCCCGATGGCGCCCCGCGACCCGATCGTCCTCAAGCTGCCGGACGACGCGCAGATGGTCGCCGAGGGCGTCCAGCAGGAGGAGCAGGAGAGTTCCCGCTTCTCCGGCGGCATGGGCCAGCTCCAGCGCGGCCCGGAGATCACCGAGGTGCGCTGA
- the dut gene encoding dUTP diphosphatase, giving the protein MSPAPTGSAPGGPGRPVDVLIRRVDPEAPLPSYGHPGDAGADLVTTVAAELAPGERAVLPTGISIALPDGYAAFVHPRSGLAARCGVALVNAPGTVDAGYRGEIKVIVVNLDPRESVRFERFDRIAQLVVQQVEKVRFHEVAELPGSARGDGGFGSTGGHAAAGGVQGGNRYASVVSDREGQ; this is encoded by the coding sequence ATGAGCCCAGCCCCCACCGGCTCCGCCCCCGGCGGCCCCGGCCGCCCCGTCGACGTGCTGATCCGCCGTGTCGACCCGGAAGCACCGCTTCCGTCGTACGGGCACCCCGGCGACGCCGGCGCGGATCTGGTCACCACGGTCGCCGCCGAGCTGGCCCCCGGCGAACGGGCGGTGCTGCCCACCGGGATCTCCATCGCCCTGCCGGACGGCTACGCGGCCTTTGTGCACCCGCGCTCCGGGCTGGCCGCCCGCTGCGGCGTCGCCCTCGTGAATGCCCCCGGGACGGTGGATGCCGGGTACCGTGGAGAGATCAAAGTGATCGTGGTCAATCTGGACCCCCGCGAGAGCGTGCGGTTCGAGCGGTTCGACCGGATTGCCCAACTGGTCGTCCAGCAGGTCGAGAAGGTCCGCTTCCACGAGGTGGCGGAACTCCCCGGCTCGGCGCGGGGCGACGGGGGCTTCGGGTCCACCGGCGGCCATGCGGCCGCGGGTGGGGTACAGGGTGGGAATCGATACGCTTCGGTCGTATCAGACCGGGAAGGACAGTGA
- a CDS encoding PaaI family thioesterase: MSNVPTPGTASGPDPTPPPAGPGPLTPPSDAVPPVRHPDAPAPGEPLGPHYEHCFGCGEAQPHGLQLRTRAGEGVRITAEFTVKPDHQGAPGLAHGGVLATALDETLGSLNWLLRVIAVTGRLQTEFVRPVPVGTVLYLDAEITAVHRRKIYCTATGRLGGPEGPVAVRADALFIEVKVDHFIDNGRQEEIRAAMADPDQVRRVRAFEVNP; the protein is encoded by the coding sequence GTGAGTAACGTGCCAACCCCGGGAACCGCGTCCGGGCCCGACCCCACGCCGCCCCCGGCGGGACCGGGGCCGCTGACGCCGCCGTCCGACGCCGTACCGCCGGTGCGCCACCCCGACGCGCCTGCCCCGGGCGAGCCGCTCGGCCCGCACTACGAACACTGTTTCGGCTGCGGCGAGGCACAGCCGCACGGGCTCCAGCTGCGGACACGGGCCGGTGAGGGCGTGCGCATCACCGCCGAGTTCACCGTCAAGCCCGACCACCAGGGTGCCCCGGGCCTGGCGCACGGCGGCGTCCTGGCCACCGCGCTCGACGAGACGCTCGGCTCGCTGAACTGGCTGCTGCGGGTGATCGCGGTGACCGGCCGGCTCCAGACCGAGTTCGTCCGGCCCGTACCGGTCGGCACGGTGCTGTATCTGGACGCCGAGATCACCGCCGTGCACCGACGTAAGATCTACTGCACCGCCACCGGCAGGCTCGGCGGCCCCGAAGGGCCCGTCGCCGTCCGTGCCGACGCCCTTTTCATCGAGGTCAAGGTCGATCACTTCATCGACAACGGCCGCCAGGAGGAGATCCGGGCCGCGATGGCCGACCCGGACCAGGTCAGGCGCGTGCGCGCCTTCGAGGTGAACCCATGA
- a CDS encoding DUF3093 domain-containing protein, whose translation MEPSVARYDERLTAPRTWWGIAALISLAGGLMLLPLGALPLLGGLIGAGGLAAAGVSSYGSARIRVVADSLVAGDARIPVSALGEAEVLDPEETIAWRLHKADPRAFMLLRGYVPTALRVMVTDQDDPTPYLYLSTRDPQALREALDAVRISSAGSAASTASSGADNAPDA comes from the coding sequence ATGGAGCCTTCCGTCGCACGCTACGACGAACGTCTGACCGCGCCCCGCACGTGGTGGGGCATCGCCGCCCTGATCTCCCTCGCGGGCGGTCTGATGCTGCTGCCGCTGGGGGCGCTGCCGCTGCTCGGCGGGCTGATCGGGGCGGGCGGGCTGGCGGCGGCCGGGGTCAGTTCGTACGGCTCGGCGCGGATCAGGGTGGTGGCGGACTCGCTGGTCGCCGGTGACGCGCGGATCCCGGTGTCGGCGCTCGGCGAGGCCGAGGTGCTGGACCCCGAGGAGACGATCGCGTGGCGGCTGCACAAGGCCGACCCGCGCGCCTTCATGCTGCTGCGCGGCTATGTGCCGACGGCGCTGCGTGTGATGGTCACGGATCAGGACGATCCGACTCCGTACCTGTATCTCTCGACACGTGACCCGCAGGCGCTGAGGGAAGCCCTGGACGCGGTACGGATCAGCTCCGCCGGATCAGCCGCTTCCACCGCTTCCAGCGGCGCGGACAACGCCCCGGACGCCTGA
- a CDS encoding DUF4193 domain-containing protein gives MATDYDTPRKTDDDVDQDSLEELKARRNDKSTSAVDVDEFEQAEGLELPGADLSNEELSVRVLPRQADEFTCMSCFLVHHRSQLAREKNGQPICRDCD, from the coding sequence ATGGCAACGGATTACGACACCCCACGCAAGACCGATGACGACGTCGATCAGGACAGCCTTGAGGAACTGAAGGCCCGTCGGAACGACAAGTCGACTTCAGCGGTCGACGTCGACGAGTTCGAGCAGGCCGAGGGCCTGGAACTGCCCGGCGCGGATCTCTCCAACGAGGAGCTTTCCGTCCGGGTCCTGCCCCGCCAGGCCGACGAGTTCACCTGCATGAGCTGCTTCCTCGTGCACCACCGCTCCCAGCTGGCCAGGGAGAAGAACGGGCAGCCCATCTGCCGCGACTGCGACTGA
- a CDS encoding sensor histidine kinase codes for MATTPAPPTAPPKPTWDPRRPEQSLPWVRPTIRIRLTLLYGGMFLIAGILLLSIIYLLAAQALHVGSELPFKIVSGKVSSDVCNFPDQAPPEQFNVAMNTCVNHQRQQALDDLLSRSLFALVGLSVIAFAFGYAMAGRVLSPLGRITRTARRVVGSDLARRIELDGPDDELKELADTFDEMLERLERAFTAQQRFVANASHELRTPLAINRTLLEVHLSDPGAPVELQQLGKTLLATNERSEQLVEGLLLLARSDNQIVERKPVDLAEVATRAVDQALSEADAKGVEIRGERVPAVVQGNGVLLERIALNLVQNAVRYNIPEGGWVEVTTESQQGQAVLVVSNTGPVVPAYEIDNLFEPFRRLRTERTGSDKGVGLGLSIARSVARAHGGRIFAEPREGGGLMMRVTLPV; via the coding sequence GTGGCCACCACCCCGGCGCCGCCCACCGCGCCCCCGAAGCCCACCTGGGACCCCAGACGACCCGAGCAGAGCCTGCCGTGGGTGCGCCCGACCATCCGGATACGCCTCACGCTGCTCTACGGCGGGATGTTCCTGATCGCCGGCATCCTGCTGCTCTCGATCATCTATCTGCTGGCCGCCCAGGCCCTGCACGTGGGCAGCGAGCTGCCCTTCAAGATCGTGAGCGGCAAGGTCAGCAGCGACGTCTGCAACTTCCCCGACCAGGCGCCCCCCGAGCAGTTCAACGTCGCGATGAACACCTGCGTCAACCACCAGCGCCAGCAGGCGCTGGACGATCTGCTCAGCCGCTCGCTGTTCGCGCTGGTCGGACTGAGCGTCATCGCGTTCGCCTTCGGGTACGCGATGGCGGGCCGGGTGCTGTCGCCGCTGGGCCGCATCACCCGTACCGCGCGCCGGGTGGTCGGCTCCGACCTGGCGCGCCGGATCGAGCTGGACGGCCCGGACGACGAGCTGAAGGAGCTGGCCGACACCTTCGACGAGATGCTGGAGCGCCTGGAGCGGGCCTTCACCGCGCAGCAGCGGTTCGTGGCCAACGCCTCGCACGAGCTGCGCACCCCGCTGGCGATCAACCGCACCCTGCTGGAGGTCCACCTCTCCGATCCGGGGGCCCCGGTGGAGCTCCAGCAGCTCGGCAAGACCCTGCTGGCCACCAACGAGCGCAGCGAGCAGCTGGTGGAGGGCCTGCTGCTGCTGGCGCGCAGCGACAACCAGATCGTGGAGCGCAAACCGGTCGACCTCGCCGAGGTCGCCACGCGCGCGGTGGACCAGGCCCTCTCCGAGGCGGACGCGAAGGGGGTGGAGATCCGCGGGGAGCGTGTGCCCGCGGTCGTCCAGGGCAACGGCGTCCTGCTGGAGCGGATCGCCCTGAACCTGGTGCAGAACGCGGTCAGGTACAACATCCCCGAAGGGGGATGGGTGGAGGTCACCACCGAGTCCCAGCAGGGCCAGGCGGTCCTGGTGGTATCGAACACCGGTCCCGTCGTTCCCGCGTACGAGATCGACAATCTTTTCGAACCGTTCCGGCGGCTGCGCACGGAACGGACCGGGAGCGACAAGGGAGTGGGCCTCGGCCTGTCGATCGCCCGTTCCGTGGCCCGCGCGCACGGCGGTCGCATCTTCGCGGAACCCCGCGAAGGGGGAGGACTCATGATGCGGGTCACTCTCCCGGTCTGA
- a CDS encoding response regulator transcription factor has product MRVLVVEDEQLLADAVATGLRREAMAVDVVYDGGAALERVGVNDYDVVVLDRDLPVVHGDDVCRRIVELGMPTRVLMLTASGDVSDRVEGLELGADDYLPKPFAFSELTARVRALGRRTTVPLPPVLERSGIKLDPNRREVFRDGKEIQLAPKEFAVLEVLMRSEGAVVSAEQLLEKAWDENTDPFTNVVRVTVMTLRRKLGEPPVIVTVPGSGYRI; this is encoded by the coding sequence GTGCGCGTACTCGTCGTCGAGGACGAGCAGCTGCTCGCCGATGCGGTGGCCACCGGACTGCGCCGGGAGGCCATGGCCGTAGACGTCGTGTACGACGGAGGGGCCGCCCTGGAGCGGGTCGGCGTCAACGACTACGACGTGGTGGTGCTCGACCGCGACCTGCCCGTCGTCCACGGTGACGACGTCTGCCGCAGGATCGTCGAGCTGGGCATGCCCACCCGCGTCCTCATGCTCACGGCCTCCGGTGACGTCAGCGACCGGGTCGAGGGGCTCGAACTGGGCGCTGACGACTATCTCCCCAAACCCTTCGCCTTCAGCGAGCTGACCGCCCGCGTCCGGGCCCTCGGCCGGCGCACGACGGTGCCGCTGCCACCGGTACTGGAACGCTCCGGGATCAAGCTCGACCCCAACCGGCGGGAGGTGTTCCGGGACGGCAAGGAGATCCAGCTCGCCCCCAAGGAGTTCGCCGTCCTGGAGGTCCTGATGCGCAGCGAGGGCGCGGTCGTCTCCGCCGAACAGCTGCTGGAGAAGGCGTGGGACGAGAACACCGACCCGTTCACCAACGTCGTACGGGTGACGGTCATGACGCTGCGCCGTAAGCTCGGCGAGCCGCCCGTCATCGTCACCGTGCCCGGCTCCGGCTACCGGATCTGA
- a CDS encoding inositol monophosphatase family protein: MTDAPPDPALTGELLDLALEAARRAGALLRDGRPDDLAVAATKSSPIDVVTEMDIAAEKLITGYLAERRPDDGFLGEEGASSAGSSGIRWVIDPLDGTVNYLYGLPTWAVSIAAERDGETLVGVVEAPMRGETFRAVLGGGAFLGDRRLATRPAPPLEHALVSTGFNYVTTVRTHQADIAQRLIPRLRDIRRGGSAAVDLCDVAAGRLDGYYERGLHPWDLAAGALIAREAGARTGGRPGTPPGFDLTVAAPPGVFEPLLELLEEYGAWHD; this comes from the coding sequence GTGACCGACGCACCGCCCGACCCGGCCCTCACCGGGGAACTGCTCGACCTCGCCCTGGAGGCGGCGCGCCGGGCCGGCGCCCTGCTGCGCGACGGCCGGCCCGACGATCTGGCCGTGGCCGCCACGAAGTCCAGCCCCATCGACGTCGTCACCGAGATGGACATCGCCGCCGAGAAACTGATCACCGGCTATCTCGCCGAGCGCCGCCCCGACGACGGCTTCCTCGGCGAGGAGGGCGCCAGTTCGGCGGGCAGCAGCGGCATCCGCTGGGTCATCGACCCCCTGGACGGCACGGTCAACTACCTCTACGGGCTGCCGACCTGGGCCGTCTCCATCGCCGCCGAGCGGGACGGCGAGACCCTGGTCGGCGTCGTCGAGGCGCCGATGCGCGGCGAGACGTTCCGCGCCGTGCTCGGCGGCGGCGCCTTCCTCGGCGACCGCCGGCTCGCGACCCGCCCGGCGCCTCCACTGGAGCACGCGCTCGTGTCCACCGGCTTCAACTACGTCACCACCGTCCGCACCCATCAGGCGGACATCGCCCAGCGGCTGATTCCGCGGCTCAGGGACATCCGGCGCGGCGGATCCGCCGCCGTCGACCTGTGCGACGTGGCGGCCGGCCGGCTGGACGGCTACTACGAGCGCGGGCTGCACCCCTGGGACCTGGCGGCCGGGGCCCTGATCGCCCGCGAGGCGGGCGCGCGCACCGGTGGACGGCCAGGGACGCCTCCCGGCTTCGATCTGACCGTGGCGGCCCCTCCAGGGGTCTTCGAGCCCCTGCTGGAGCTGCTGGAGGAGTACGGCGCCTGGCACGACTGA
- a CDS encoding ferrochelatase gives MPEQHANPPYDALLLLSFGGPEGPDDVVPFLRNVTRGRGIPEERLKEVGQHYFLFGGVSPINDQNRALLAALREDFAEHGVELPVYWGNRNWAPYLTDTLREMAADGRRRIVTLATSAYASYSGCRQYREDLAGALATLATEGVEPPRVDKLRHYFNHPGFVRPMAEGVLASLADLPEDARAGAHLAFTTHSIPDAAADTSGPAEEHGGGGAYVAQHLDVARLIVDIVREETGIAYPWRLVYQSRSGAPHIPWLEPDICDHLEALHGEGVPAVVMAPIGFVSDHMEVLYDLDTEATAKAAELGLPVRRSATVGADPRFAAAVRDLVLERAATERGEPARRCALGALGPSHDLCPVGCCPARAPKPAAAGADSPYA, from the coding sequence ATGCCCGAACAGCACGCGAATCCCCCCTACGACGCCCTGCTCCTGCTGTCCTTCGGCGGCCCCGAGGGGCCGGACGACGTGGTTCCGTTCCTCCGGAACGTGACCCGGGGCCGGGGCATCCCCGAGGAGCGGCTCAAGGAAGTGGGGCAGCACTACTTCCTGTTCGGCGGCGTCAGCCCGATCAACGACCAGAACCGCGCCCTGCTGGCCGCGCTGCGCGAGGACTTCGCCGAGCACGGCGTGGAGCTGCCGGTCTACTGGGGCAACCGCAACTGGGCGCCGTATCTGACCGACACCCTGCGCGAGATGGCCGCCGACGGCCGGCGCCGGATCGTCACCCTCGCCACCAGCGCGTACGCCTCGTACTCCGGCTGCCGCCAGTACCGCGAGGACCTGGCGGGCGCGCTCGCCACCCTGGCGACGGAGGGCGTCGAACCGCCCCGGGTGGACAAGCTGCGCCACTACTTCAACCACCCCGGCTTCGTCCGGCCCATGGCCGAGGGCGTGCTCGCCTCCCTCGCCGATCTGCCCGAGGACGCACGGGCGGGAGCGCACCTCGCCTTCACCACCCACTCCATCCCGGACGCGGCGGCCGACACCTCGGGCCCGGCCGAGGAGCACGGCGGGGGCGGCGCCTATGTGGCCCAGCATCTCGACGTGGCCCGGCTGATCGTGGACATCGTCCGCGAGGAGACCGGCATCGCGTACCCCTGGCGCCTCGTCTACCAGTCGCGCAGCGGCGCCCCGCACATCCCGTGGCTGGAGCCGGACATCTGCGACCACCTGGAGGCGCTGCACGGCGAGGGCGTCCCCGCCGTCGTGATGGCCCCCATCGGCTTCGTCTCCGACCACATGGAGGTCCTCTACGACCTCGACACGGAGGCCACCGCCAAGGCCGCCGAACTGGGACTGCCCGTGCGCCGTTCGGCGACCGTGGGCGCGGATCCGCGCTTCGCCGCGGCCGTACGGGATCTCGTCCTGGAGCGCGCCGCCACCGAGCGGGGCGAACCTGCGCGGCGCTGCGCCCTGGGCGCGCTCGGCCCGAGCCACGACCTGTGCCCGGTCGGCTGCTGCCCCGCCCGCGCGCCCAAGCCCGCCGCCGCGGGCGCCGACAGCCCGTACGCCTGA
- a CDS encoding MFS transporter — protein MPSSYQAIFAAPGTRGFSAAGLLGRMPLAMMGIGIVTMVSQLTGRYGLAGALSATLALSAAALGPQISRLVDRHGQARVLRPATLVAVAAVAGLLICAQRGAPDWTLFVFAAGSGCVPSVGSMVRARWAAIYRGSPRELHTAYAWESIVDELCFIFGPIISIGLSTAWFPEAGPLLAAVFLLAGVVWLTAQRATEPVPQPKEQHTGGSALRSPGLRVLVATFVATGGIFGAVDVVTVAFAEERGHKAAASLVLAVYALGSCLAGVVFGLLHLTGPASRRWLVGVCAMAVSMIPLQLAGNLPFLAVALFVAGLSIAPTMVTTMALVEAHVPRTKLTEGMTWTSTGLAVGVALGSSAAGWVVDAAGAQAGYAVPVAAGAVAAVVAFLGYRRLRGPVPTRGGHGADDDRESEGRERNDTDETGERVA, from the coding sequence TTGCCCAGTTCCTATCAAGCGATTTTCGCCGCTCCCGGTACCAGGGGATTCAGCGCCGCCGGCCTGCTCGGACGGATGCCGCTGGCCATGATGGGCATCGGCATCGTCACGATGGTCTCCCAGCTCACCGGCCGTTACGGGCTGGCCGGAGCGCTCTCCGCGACGCTCGCGCTGTCGGCCGCGGCGCTCGGCCCGCAGATCTCCCGGCTGGTCGACCGGCACGGCCAGGCACGGGTGCTGCGCCCGGCGACCCTGGTCGCGGTCGCTGCCGTCGCGGGGCTGCTGATCTGTGCCCAGCGGGGCGCCCCCGACTGGACCCTGTTCGTCTTCGCGGCGGGCTCGGGGTGCGTGCCGAGCGTGGGCTCGATGGTGCGGGCGCGCTGGGCGGCGATCTACCGGGGCTCCCCGCGCGAGTTGCACACCGCGTACGCGTGGGAGTCGATCGTCGACGAACTGTGCTTCATCTTCGGCCCGATCATCTCCATCGGGCTCTCGACGGCCTGGTTCCCGGAGGCGGGCCCGCTGCTGGCCGCCGTGTTCCTGCTGGCCGGGGTGGTGTGGCTGACGGCGCAGCGGGCCACGGAGCCCGTACCGCAGCCCAAGGAGCAGCACACCGGGGGTTCGGCGCTGCGCTCCCCCGGTCTGCGGGTGCTGGTGGCCACCTTCGTGGCGACCGGCGGGATCTTCGGGGCGGTCGACGTGGTGACGGTCGCGTTCGCGGAGGAGCGGGGGCACAAGGCGGCGGCGAGCCTGGTCCTGGCCGTCTACGCGCTGGGGTCCTGTCTGGCGGGCGTGGTGTTCGGGCTGCTGCATCTGACCGGGCCCGCCTCGCGGCGGTGGCTGGTGGGGGTCTGCGCGATGGCCGTGAGTATGATCCCCCTCCAACTGGCCGGGAACCTGCCGTTCTTGGCCGTGGCGCTCTTTGTCGCGGGCCTGTCGATCGCACCCACGATGGTGACCACGATGGCCCTCGTCGAAGCGCACGTACCGCGCACCAAGCTGACCGAGGGCATGACCTGGACCAGTACCGGGCTCGCGGTGGGCGTGGCGCTGGGCTCGTCGGCCGCCGGGTGGGTGGTGGACGCCGCCGGGGCGCAGGCGGGGTACGCGGTGCCCGTCGCGGCGGGCGCGGTCGCGGCCGTGGTGGCGTTCCTCGGGTATCGCCGGCTGCGCGGGCCGGTACCGACGCGAGGAGGGCACGGGGCGGATGACGACCGGGAATCCGAGGGGCGCGAGCGGAACGACACGGACGAAACCGGGGAACGCGTGGCGTAA